The following coding sequences are from one Primulina eburnea isolate SZY01 chromosome 15, ASM2296580v1, whole genome shotgun sequence window:
- the LOC140815582 gene encoding AT-hook motif nuclear-localized protein 5-like, with translation MGSSSTAKTPVLRAQPIFKTLSNTNVPNVGFSCGAVSGSAFNVENPSPTFSHGIDMVRASSVSQGSDPFKKKRGRPRKYGPDGANMSLKLSPLSGEKPQRGRPRGSGWKQQLAPLGDWMNSSAGLAFTPHMLSIEIGEDIVAKILAFAQQRPRALCILSANGSVSLATLRQPTASGDTVTYEGLFEILYLSGLYLVAEIGSPRNRTGGISISVCSPDGHVIGGAIGGRLIAASLVQMNTFTWISLLFLGLDFQFGFNAQYAWRTQFCYGGSKGKTKAESKTMEENLPTNQSTENSLAPENDVSAQNLTPKAWTSIWPQVSQAEVKNPGIDLMHS, from the exons ATGGGGAGTTCATCCACAGCAAAGACTCCTGTGTTACGCGCCCAACCTATTTTCAAGACTCTTTCAAATACCAATGTTCCAAATGTAGGCTTTAGTTGTGGTGCTGTAAGTGGTTCAGCTTTTAATGTTGAAAATCCATCACCCACTTTTTCTCATGGAATAGACATGGTTAGAGCGTCCAGTGTGTCTCAAGGGAGTGATCCATTTAAGAAAAAGAGGGGTAGGCCTAGGAAATATGGCCCAGATGGAGCTAATATGTCTTTAAAGTTGTCTCCTCTATCTGGGGAAAAACCACAGAGAGGACGGCCACGCGGGAGTGGGTGGAAGCAACAGCTTGCTCCGCTGG GTGACTGGATGAACAGCTCAGCTGGACTAGCTTTTACACCACACATGCTGAGTATTGAAATTGGAGAG GATATTGTGGCAAAAATATTGGCATTTGCACAACAAAGGCCTAGAGCTTTATGCATCTTGTCAGCAAATGGATCAGTTTCTCTAGCTACGTTACGCCAACCTACAGCTTCTGGTGACACTGTCACATATGAG GGTCTGTTCGAGATATTATACTTGTCTGGTTTATATTTGGTTGCTGAAATTGGCAGTCCTCGAAATAGGACTGGTGGTATAAGTATTTCAGTCTGTAGTCCTGATGGGCATGTGATTGGAGGTGCAATAGGCGGTAGGCTCATTGCAGCAAGTCTGGTACAGATGAACACTTTTACTTGGATTAGCCTTTTATTTCTGGGACTTGATTTCCAATTTG gATTCAACGCACAATATGCTTGGCGTACTCAG TTTTGTTACGGTGGTTCAAAAGGAAAAACGAAAGCCGAGTCTAAAACGATGGAAGAAAATCTTCCGACCAACCAATCTACAGAGAATTCATTAGCACCGGAGAACGATGTTTCTGCTCAAAATCTTACTCCTAAAGCCTGGACAAGCATTTGGCCACAGGTTTCACAAGCAGAAGTTAAAAATCCAGGTATTGACCTAATGCATTCCTGA